Below is a window of Pocillopora verrucosa isolate sample1 chromosome 6, ASM3666991v2, whole genome shotgun sequence DNA.
AATCAATGTTAAATAGGGGCAAATTTTGCCAAAATGAAATATTGAGGTAAAAGTTTAGTCTTGCTTTTCCAAATGGTTTGAAAATGTTGCCATCTCATTAAGgaacatttcattattttcattactgtcattattaattatcatcattattgccGTTATTGTCgataccttaaccctttaactcccaaaagtgattaacatgaaacttctccctataatacccataaattattcagcaaacaggtaatgagaatattcaagcttatcaggtaaaagctgTTATCTTCATCTAGCACCAacttctcataactaatttgcaaggaaatgtgtggctgctagaggggagaatttaccatcagatcttaggagttagaGTGTTAGGAATATCAGATAATACTGCTTTTACATGAtaagatactttttttttcccacttgTTTCCAAAAGCAGTGAGTCACTGTGCTTATGCTAGAAGacataaaattgattttacacTTTGATTTTAGTCTAAATCTAAGTTATAGTGCTGTACGCAAATATCTATTTCACAACATTATTATTTCAGGCATAACGGAAATCTGTTTCTGTGATAAGGTAACATGAGAAAAACCAGACTGAGTTTAAGAGCCTTAAAGTGCATTTTTGCAACAACTAACTGAAATGCAAAAACTAAGTTAAGTATTTGTTGGTATGTTTGAAATAAGGACTGATTATTTGAGAGTCTTCTCAAGCTTGATGGAGTAAAGAGAGATCTTTAAATATTGAGCCACTAACAATAACAATTGAATATTAATTTCTAGAAGCAAAGTTACTTAGTAAAGCCCAGTGGGCATAGTTCTCAGAgaagaacaaaattattattgCAAACTGTAGCAGCAATGATATGATCAAATTCTACATGAACTGGGACACTGGGCTACTAATAAAACTGCTTAGTGCATAGCACACCAGAGTCTGACACTTAGCAAAGTGTCAAGGGTATAGAGCATCCTGTGTTTGAAATGTACACAATTggaaaaacaataagaaaagcttggtttttgaagaaaacaagacAAGTTAAAGTGTGAAGTTagtaaaataatcaatattttgaaaattgtttttccccccgattttttgttgttgaaattttgaTCAATGACACATCCAATTCTTGTTACAAcaacacaacagaaattgaTTATGCTATTGTACTCCTCTGTAAAATAAAAtaggattattttttattgcCTTGTTTTTTGGTGCAATTGCAATCCATCAGTTTATTACCATATCAAATTTGGATGGATTTTAGTTTTTAGGGTGTCTTGTATAATTAGTAATCTTAgctgaaatgttttcaaagtcaCTTTTGAATAGAAACTAAAAACGACAAATTGGTCACTGAATTTTTGTTAccagaaaagaaattaaagaggaCACTTTGAATATTATATGATGCACAGAGCCAATAATAGCAAAGTGCATGTTTGTGGCTAAATTTGGTTTTCTTGGATaccaaaagagaaaattttaatagaatatGAAGACTTAGCTTGAGTAATATTTTAAGAAGATTTCTATCTAAATTTGACTTCATATTTGAATAACAGTAGTGAAAACATTACAACTTGCGACACAATTGCTTAGCACAAGTTGCCAAAAATTAGATTGCCAAATTGGcaacttacttacttacttgcAAATTTACCCAACTTTTTTTCTAGTTGCAGCTTGGAGCTTGTGTTACTCATTTTGTGGACTTATGTAAATACCAGTATTATGTCATTTATATAGAATTAAAGAGCAATCCCCTTTGTGCATGGATGCTCTTAAGGCTTAACTGAATGGGATTGCCACCATTTTCAACGGCCCCTAAGTCATTCCTGGAGGTCTCATGTCTAGCTTTGTCTCATGGTAATCTCTTAAGATAATTATATAGTTGTATCAAATGTTATGACCGTTTATGTGTTTTCATTAGAATATTCATACTAAAATCAAACTGCAGCAAAACTGTGTGACAACCTGAGGTGCAATGCACCTATTTGGGCAGGTATGATGTAGTGATAGattttctgagttttttttgtaGAGTGTAGAGGAAAAACACCAAATAACTAGTTATATGAATCATAGACATTGTTGTTTTGAATGGCCCAAGGCCTGAAATTCCTTGTtagaaaagacattttaaacacttacttaaccctttaactcccatgagtgaccaagacagaatttctccttacaatatcaatacaacatcaagcagacaactgatgagaaaaaagaaaaatatcagtaaggggattataagtagatccaatacaaaattctctaaactaacatcacaagaactgtatagcagacagtaaggagaattactaatgagatcttgggagtttaagggttaactaaGTTTATGGGCCTAAATTTTGATCAgatgaaaaatttcaacaagaCTTCTGTAATAAAGTTTGACTTTCTTCTTTGTAAGAACGTCCAAGTGTTCAGTTGCGAAAAAAGGATCCTGCATTGCAATTTGTTACACTGTGTACTGACAAACTGCCCTTAGTGCTGAATACGTTGTCACATAGCCTGATTCCAGAGAAAGCTTAAAAAGAGACATCATGTTTACACCCTCCCACCCTAACAGCATTGTGCATAATCTTCATACTGTTAAATGATCAAAGGCCAAGGCGTAAGGCCAAACGACTTTTCCAAGAACCGCGGCACTCCAAGAAAAACATACAGTCACATTATGAACAGATATGAGTGAAAAATAGCTCGATTTTCCAGAGGGATCTTTTTCCAAAAGCCAGTTTCACTGACGAAGGAACACGAGCCATTTTCAAATGGGACAAGTTACTTTCATGCTGATAAGAATTCGAAATTAGTTCACTAATTCATCATTAAGAACTAGATCTTCGTCAAAGGCTTAAGCGATACTCTGCATTGTAATATTGTCATTAGTTGAGCTAATTCCACCAGTAGTTATATCAATAGGATATTTAGGGGAGAATTCCCTTGCGAAAttgcttttggaattcctaggaattcctaggattttcctaggaatagGTGTGAATTTACTTCATCCCTTAGTCTTTGCCTTTCCTTTCTGCAGAGTTGTTATGACAGCCTCCATGGATACTGTCACTTTCCATGCTGGATTCAGTGTCAATAACTGCTACACTAGGTTCTGGCATGGGAGGGAGGTCTTCTTCCTCATCAACTACAAGTGCCTTCACTTGTTCACACTGTGCATGCAGCAACTATCTGCAACTGTTGTTGCTTGTTAACTGACAGTTTCCCTTGCTTGAGACCTGGAATTTATgtcattcaaatttttgaaTGCAGATTATAGTTAAGTTCAATGAAGATTTGATTCAACTAACAGAGCAATCAATGACGTGTGGGTTCAATCTTAGTAACTCTAGGGCCAGATAGATGGGTTTCTAATTAGCCAGGATGATGTTTATGCATGGTGTTCATAATGATCACACTGACCTAAACTTTACTTAAGCTTTGTTTATTCCACTTAGCTTACCttttgtacttttctttgtttttttttgagctTCTGTCCTGGGCCTGCATAcagtgaaagtaaaataaatgttGAACTTTGAGCAATGTTTGGttctgccatttttttttctatggcaAGTAATGGAAGCTAAGGTATGTGACGATCCTATCTTTGAAACAGTGTTGatataatgaaatattttcagaaacCTGATGGCTCAACAAAGAGTAAAGTGACCCAACTTTTAATTGACTTCCAAGTAGAGTTCTGAATTTCCATgaaatgatatatatatatatgcaatTCATTGACACAATCGTCTCTGACcttgaagaaatgtttttttttctgatttttccGTGACTGTGGCAACCCAGATTTATTAATGTTATGTACAGATATGAGTGGAAAACAGCTTGGTTTTCCCGAGGGGTCTTTTCCAAAAGCCAGTTTCACTGACGAAGGAACACGAGCCATTTTCAAATGCGACGAGTTAATTTCATGCTGATAAGAATTCGAAATTAATTTCACTAATTCATCATTAAGAACTAGATCTTCGTCAAAGGCTTAAGCGATACCGTGCATTGTAATATCTTCATTAATTGGACCAATTTCGCTTGCAGTTATAACGACAGGATATCTAGAGGAGAATTGTTTTACTTCGTGGGAAATCGTCGTCTGAAATCACAGAAACTTTTCCCACTTTAACTCTTGACTCCTAAGGACAATAATTTCTCATAGAGATAGTAAAATTTGTATCTTTGATAAGACCTTTTAAGATTTCGTCACCTAAGATGATAATCCCAGCTGTCTACTTTGAATTGTTCCCAACCGCTCCGTCCGCCATCTTAACTTGATTCCGGCGATCAATTCAATACTGGATCAATGTCATGTCACGTGACTATAACTCTGGCAACGAAGTCAAACGAAGACGGCGGACTTTTTATACCAAACAGCAAAACAAACGCTTGTAGGGTTTTGTCAGACGTAATCATTCCGTAAAATTTATGGCGAAGGAGTGAAAGAAGTCATACAGGTAGGCTGTatgcttcttttgttttgtatacAAGTGGAGAGGATTGATTCCAGATGTAGGCAGAACTGACTTTGCAGGCTGTGAAAGTAGGCGCAAATTCCAAATTTCTTACTTGACAACTGGGCTTTGACTGACAACTTACTTATGCGCGATGATGCTGTTAGAGGATGAGGACTCACTGATCTATATGCAAACCGCAGTAGCCCGATGCGATCAGGTTAAAGTTCATTTCACAGCCAATTGTAATCGATGTTATGTgcattttgttaatttaatttttgcagGATTTGATCTCGAGGTTATttaagtttgtttgattttttgcctttatttaaaaaatgtgaaggagataaaattgtcaaaaattaattactttttgaTATTCGAAGCTGTGCTGTAAGTTGTCAACCACGTAACGAACTTTTCCTTCTGACAACAGAGATGAGTTATGTGATTGACTCAagaaatttatcttttcaagtcagttttaaACGTAGAGCTCTTAATCTAAATAATTTACTAAAACAAGAATAGGCAGATATTTAAGTTTATGTAGCGATCATTAATCCTGGAAGTGTCCAAAGTAAAAATGCACACTTTGTGCATTTGTTGTCACTAACAAAGTGTTCAgcaagttatatttatatactaagtaaatgtttttcttgatttgaaTCGCCAGTCATAGATGTATTCCCATTTGTGCCTGACTTGGTGAATGAACAGTTCAATCAAATGTGTTTGAATGTAGTTAAATTTGTTCAAAGATAAAAATTCAAGTATCTACCCACAAGAGTGCCCTGGATGGTATTTCAGTGATGAAGAGAAGCATTGAGTCTCAAGCAAAAAAGAACTGTGGAAGAGATTGGACAGCGATTTCAGGACTTGACTATTAGTCTTAATGCTTGCAAGGAAGGAATTAATAAGTGGGGTACAAGAGCTCAAGAAGGAAAAACTGAACACGTTGAAAATTCAGCAAGAAGAATTGGAATTGGCCCTGGATATTGTGCAAAGAAGTGTAGGGTTCACAGAGAAGACTATCAAACATGGCAGTGAGGTGGAAATTTACATACATGTTGAGAGGAGTTCTATTACAGATTTTGAAAGCAATGACATTGTAGAAATGTACCTGGACAATCAATGCACCAGAGAGTCAGACATTTGGTGTGGCATCAACAGAGATACTTTTCCATGATTCACATGATGAGCCATGGAGACCAGGTTTCTCTACTAGTTTAGAGGGCTCAGAATTTATTCGAGGAGATAAAATTATACCTAGTTTAAAccaaaaacacattttaagaAGATCGAGTGCAATTTTAAATTGTGTCAAAAGTAATCTTGGATTGCATTCATTTTGCAATACTGTAAGCTCAATTATTGGGTGATATGCATACCAAAAATATGCATCAATGGTAAGCCTGTCTTTTCAAAGCCTGTGGCATTCTCCTTATACTTCCTTATGGCTCTTTTAGGCTTTTTgaagtgacaatttttttcgctGTTAAGTTTcgattttcttttgttgcttaaattttggtttttatgACACTGATCTTAAATTTTGCTTAACAATTGCTTTATACTTAGTTTTTTTAGGCGTAGCTGTCTCTCAACTTTTCCATTTTagtatcaatttattttattgaaatatttcctatttGACAATTACTCACTGAAGTAATTATACATATTCTGCATACTGCTCTCTAAATGTTTCCTAAGATGctaacatggagaatttgtctaaaaatcaagagcttctttagttggtgatcagctcctttattctcctgaccttcatgtttgattcaggtttAATATGgtgtggagaaattagatgccagtcacttccaggggttaaagggttaagatctcATCTGATAATTATTGATGAGTGACTCACTGGAATAATTGTTTGACATTGATGTTAAATTCCAACAGTCCATCTTACTTTAGGGCATGATGTTTTATTGGGTGGTTACAATTATAGTTGATGGTGAAtaaaaaatgtcagaaaaaatATACTGAAAACAGGCCTTACAGAATTTTTTTGCAGGTATGACTAAATAATTACTGGTATTATTCCCTTGATACCTCAGGCCAGCTCTTCCTTTCTGCATTGGATGTGGGTGCTAGGTGACTAATACCAGCCTAATCCTCTGTCTCCTGATGGTTACAAGCTGTGCATGAGATCTGATTTAATATACTGGTATTTAACTATGGGCCTTAACTAAATAATTCCCACCTATTTGCTTAATTCcagagttatttttttctcaaatattttcatttataattGTCAAGCTCATTACAGAATGAATAgtcttaatgaaaataaataagacaTTGAAAATTAACTTAGATGTtattcattttgaattaatgATTTTTAAAGTATCATATGTCCCTTTGTGTTTTTTCCAATAGTCTATTTCacagttgcatgcttggttgccaagcctttaaaTGGAATTGAAGCTAAGAGTGGCCTTGTCATGAtacaaacattgctgcttttcaaatgtaaattactttgttattgtgcttactagatactggtctctatcacgacaaggtcaccttcagctcCACTCCacatcaaaggcttggcaaatAAGTACACACCTGTAAAATGGCCTACTGCTGTTAAAGTCTGTTAAATCCTTATAAAGATATCTATGTctccttttcatcttttttagtTGCTTTAGTTATTTTGTAATGCTTAATGAGCCTTCTGAAATCTGAAAAGTTTtataaattctcctcacagtttCAAGACATGTTAAAACAGCACACAGGCCATTATAATGGATATACTTTTTAATCACCCAGAGCAATTAACTTACCTTATTtacaaaacatcaaaatttccTCAGCTTATATTTCAATACATGTTCTGTACTCCATTTTTTGGCTACAAGCCTTTCTCTTTCTATTGGGTAACCGACTCCTCTGTTCATCAGctggctttctttttttcggtttatgtTTTTTTGGCTTAGGAAGCTCAACTGTCTTACCCGTCACCATCTGGCAATATGGCTGGCTGGAATATTAATCATTAATTGAGTTAATCTCCTTGAGAAATTGGCCATCTAAGATCGTAGGTAACCAGAAAATctttaattaattcaattttttccacTTGCTTTGAAACCCGCGACTTCCAAGCCTACTGAACTGCAACTAATTAAACATACTTGTACGCATTGTGTACCTACGGTAATAAGGGGTTGGACTAACATTATCACGTGATTTTCCAGGGCGTCGCTTTCCAAGAAACTGAGCTCTTAAATTTTCCATTCGGTCGTCGAACTGTCTCGTgcgattttttcattttttttccagtgaggAAGGAGATCTGCCAAAGATGGCTAAAGCCTCAACGTTGGCGGAAAATCTAGAGAAGGAGTTGGAATGCGCTGTGTGTTTGGAGCAGTTCAAAGATCCCAAAGTTCTTCCATGTCTTCATTCCTTCTGCACAATATGTCTGGAGGGGTTGATCGATAGAGAAGGAAACGCTTGGAAGCTGAAATGTCCTTCTTGTCGGATCAGTGTAGAGGTTAGTATGTTTATTGAATAAATGTTAACATGTGTTGTGATTCAGTCTTACAACTTAGTACCCTAATACTCGATCGTAGAACTCGTCAGTACGGGTAGAATCAGGGATCTAATACGCTACATTGTGCGACTGGGCCAAGATTATCGTGAGAAGTGGCTgtgaattaacaaatagagaagccttgactgtgctatgttctgttataaagcacgcaggaagcggctagagcacgaaagaagtgtagggagaaacacgagacgtagtcgagtgtttctcctgACTTCTTgagactaaagctgtcaaaagtgtcaaaccatcaaagttcaaataccatcaaagttcacattctacgatagttcccaaactaaaatagttcggcaagtcgaatttaacacttttgcctgaagtttttaagtctctaatacagaatcttgaagtgaaatgttcagtaaacttcagccgaattatggctcataaaaacacgcgagtttttcacatgacaagctataaaacaaactgttcaaggcgagtgttttttgaatgaacgacagccgaattcaccgaaacatgaagatcgctcgggatacggcaaaactcggctgcagtgactttccactcaaagCATCGggaaggatatcagagcaagctcttattttttcactcgaagggcggccgatatAGTTTCTGAgacttgctttactgtgatgaccggagatcgccatgatgagcgagccgcgatggacttcagcatgatcatattcgctcagacaccgtcatgattagaatgaattttaacagttatgccagtttggttatatttttcatcatttctgttttgttctgttttgtttttgaacactgaactttaaaTACCATATGAGTGTTAGCtgagtttgatttttatttccgtacaTAAGCTTgcatctaactgagcgtgaatcaatctgtaaaactcggaatgtctattttgtttttcctttgaggattttcgcatctgctcacgttttaataatgtaaattacggcgcctggtatgtttacaaacctttatttggttcttctgttgctacttgccggctcgcttgttccgaaacttcactttcaattatcggaaaaaagctaaaaagaagtcctggaaaagctcaaacatagtacaattggcagatggcgtgacagctttagctcagctctatgctctatactctcatagagcacgctctttcaaccaatgacagcgcgcgttatatccaaACTTTATTATTAACCCTCATGGAgcatgctctttcaaccaatgacagcacgcgttatatccgaactttattataaatgaCACTAAAGTTTgctgccagtttggttatatttttcatcatttctgttttgttctgttttgtttttgaacactgaactttatatactatacgagtgtttagctgtatttgatttttattaccgtacgtaagcttgcaatctaactgagcgtgaatcaatctgtaaaactcggaatgtctattttgtttttcctttgaggattttcgcatctgctcacgttttaataatgtaaattacggcgccaGGTATGTTTACTgacctttgtttgattcttctgttgctacttgtcgGCTCGCTTCacttccgaaatttcactttcaattatcggaaaaaagctaaaaagaagtcctggaaaagctcaaacatagtacaattggcagatggcgtgacagctttagctcagctctatgctctatactctcatagagcacgctctttcaaccaatgacagcgcgcgttatatccaaACTTTATTATTAACCCTCATGGAgcatgctctttcaaccaatgacagcacgcgttatatccgaactttattataaatgaCACTAAAGTTGACGTAGCCTCGTTAATCACTCGATTTTTAAGGGGAGCCCTTGCGCTGTACTTTTAAGATTAGCTTCCGCTATAGCGTGACTTGAATTTACCTTAATAGAGGGAGCCTGTGCTTTGCTTGGACTATAAGACTTCACGAAATGAAGGGGTTATCACGAGATGCAGTTGCGTGCTTTAAGTTGAATATGAACAACAGATGTAAGCAATGTGAAACAGAAGGGATCTCTGATTTCTTTATATGGAGAacatcatttaattttaatataattttcctTCTGGTTTTAGACCTCGCCTGGGTGCCCTTAACTATCTTATTTCTTGTCTTCTTTGGATGCCAAAATTGATATTCATCTACGAGACAACAAGGCAAGATTTCATTGTGGCCCCAAACTTTAGTAAACAACTGCatacagtttttaattttggattaAGGAGAAAATGGCGAAAACAATTTGTTGCCTTTGTGAGTGGGAGTAAACACCTTCTCTTGCCTCCCATACTTTTGTACCCCTCTGTCTCCCAACTCCTGCCCTTCATTATATTACTCCAGACTTCAGGCTAATAAAAGGATCGGAAAACTAGTGTTTTGGCAAGCTGTGCCATAATGTATCATTTTCAACCAATCTCTAGGGTCACCACTTTTTGCGGGAGAAGAGGTAATTTTCTCAAGATGAACATTATTGATGAACATCATTACTGCCCTGGTTATCTCAGTTTGACCATCGATTCTAGCAATCTAATAGCTATAATTGCTGTTTCAAATGTGTGTTTACTTGGATTAAGGAACCCCTAATACTGGGATCATGCCATTTAGAAATGAAACCAAAATGCCAAGTGTAGTGTTACAAGTTCAGTACTCCTTTCTAACTCCCTGCTTCTAtgatattatatatattatgatATTCACAACAAATTTAATGGCTTCCCCTGGCAAGGATGCTTGTATGTATagacaaacaaaattaagaattacGCAGTAATGTACTGCCAATGAATTATTGaaccaagtgaatgaagattttagatatatgaaaattcacatatttgcactgcggtggaaagatgaaattaggagatcctcacagctaagaacactactgaaacgagtagttgtaaataggacctgaaaaaaatttcaggcccgtacgggatttgaacccatgacctctgcgataccagtgcagcgctctaccaatggagctaacaagccaactgggagctggtcaatgaattgggtccaaataaacatccaagtgaatgaagattttagatatatgaaaattcacatatttgcactgcagtggaaagatgaaattaggagatcctcgcagctaagaacactactgaaacgagtagttgtaagtaggacctgaaaaaaatcaaattcaaatcccgtatgggcctgaaatttttttttttgaatgggTTTGGAGTTTTGCAGAAATTGTTGCGACAATGGTTTTCTACAGCAAACCAAGCTATTATTAAATCAAATAGCTTGGAAAGGATTAGTTTTTTCCTGatttgaaaaaatagaaaaagggAGAAATTTAATAGATTATTTCAAACAAGCATCTCCCTCTGTTTCTTAGTATAATTCTTGAGCATCCCAACGTTAGCATAACACCCCCCATCCCCAAtggaaaagaaactgaaataagcAAATTTCatacaaatgtttaaaaaacataGAAACAGACTGTTATGTCAtatattctgtttttttttggccTACACAGATTCCTGATGGCAATGTTGATTCCCTACCAGTTAATTTCTTCCTCAACAATTTATTATCCATGATTTCTCTTCATGGTGATTCTGGAAGTAGTAACTTAGAGTGTGATCTCTGTGATGATGAGGACCCTCCTGTAAACAGATGTACCACATGCTGCTGCTTCCTCTGTGAGTTTTGCACCCAGGCTCACCGTCGTTTACGTAACACAAGGGAACATTGTCTGGTGTCACTTGAAGAGGCCAAAAGGATGGGATCTGTGGCTGTGAAAAAACCCAGTTTTTGCAAGGAACATGATGGAGAGTTATTGAAGCTGTTTTGTGAGACATGCAATGAAGCTATGTGTAGAGACTGTACAATTGTGAAGCATCGTGAACATAAGTATACATTTGTAAAAGATGCTTTTGCAAAGAATAAGGAAAGTGTGTTGAAAATTCTCTCAGAGACAAAAAGTAAAGCAGGGTTACTTAAGGAGGGAATTGTTAGAGTTTCAGATAAGAAAAGAAGTGTTGAATTGGGCTCAGAAAAGACTGTTCAAGAAGTTATTGAATGTTTTCAGAACCTAACGGCTAGGCTGAATTCTCGTTGTGAAGAGTTGGTTCATAGCACATTAGAGCTGAAACAAGCCAAGCAGGAGTCTTTAAATAATCAACAGGAAGAACTGGAGGCAGCCTTGTGGACCTTGCAAAGCAGCTTGGAATTCACAGAGAAGGCTTTAGAAAATGGCAGTGAAGTTGAGATTTTAAACATGCACAAGCAAATGACTGGCCGATTACAGGAACTAACTTCAAAAAAATGGCAACTGGTGCCATGTGCACATGATGTCTTCACATTTTCTGCTGGTGACCAATTGGAGAAGATGATAACCAACTTTGGAAGTGTCACTGATAGACTCACATGTGCTTGTACATCAACAGTTGTTATGGGAAATGGATTAGAGGACGTGATGTATAATACACTGTGTGGACAACCTGTTGAATTCACTGTCATTGCAAAAGGGAGCAATGGGAGGAAACGGCAGGAAGGTGGTGATAGATGTGAAGTAGAAATCTGCACACAGGCAGGTGATGTAGTATTCAGTGATTCACCTAAAGACTGTGGAAATGGAAAGTATACATTCTGTGTAACCCCAAATGCCAAAAATTTGCAGTACCAGCTGTCTGTGAAACTCAATGGTTGTCATATAAAGGGAAGTCCCTACAAGTGGTTTAATGAAATGTGGAATcttaactcagttgattattGTCATCTAATATATGGTTCTATGACGGCATCCTGTACATACAGTATGCCAATAACAAGAGTAAAGTTAATGGGAAGAAAGCCacacagaagaaaaagaagggcCCCAACCACAGCACCAACTTCACAGAGCAAGAGTAGAATAATCTTATACAGAGAAATGGCAGTAGTCGGATCTGATACATTTTCTAATGCTCAACATTCATGGAAAGTCCAGCTATTTGATATTTCTGAAGAATTTGCTTTTGGTGTTGTTGAAGGCACTGACAATTCAGTGAATGTGGAAGCTCAGTGGATGTGGAAATCCAAAACTAAGTATTCTCAGGCTTTATCAGTGCCCAAACTGAGTTCAATAACTAACTGCAATGACAAAGATGTAATTGAATGCTATTTGGACTGTGATACTGAGACATTCATGATGTTCAATCAGCGCACCCAAGAGAGTGACACTTGGCAAGGTGTCAAAGGTGGAGTGCGTCCTTATTTTCAATTCTGTCAGGTTAGAGAGGCTGTTTCCTTAAATTGGCAGGAAAATGAGGGTGATGTTGGGGATGCTCTCTCCAGTgaggagaaaaataatatataacattatgaaaatttttgcaaagaTAAAGATGACTATTGGTATTAACAGCGTATTATTGAgtaataaataatcaaacttagCCTTAATTCCATTAGTAATTGTTCAATatcaaagaatttcaaagctgtaattaaatttattatccAACAGCACA
It encodes the following:
- the LOC136281918 gene encoding E3 ubiquitin-protein ligase TRIM45-like, translated to MAKASTLAENLEKELECAVCLEQFKDPKVLPCLHSFCTICLEGLIDREGNAWKLKCPSCRISVEIPDGNVDSLPVNFFLNNLLSMISLHGDSGSSNLECDLCDDEDPPVNRCTTCCCFLCEFCTQAHRRLRNTREHCLVSLEEAKRMGSVAVKKPSFCKEHDGELLKLFCETCNEAMCRDCTIVKHREHKYTFVKDAFAKNKESVLKILSETKSKAGLLKEGIVRVSDKKRSVELGSEKTVQEVIECFQNLTARLNSRCEELVHSTLELKQAKQESLNNQQEELEAALWTLQSSLEFTEKALENGSEVEILNMHKQMTGRLQELTSKKWQLVPCAHDVFTFSAGDQLEKMITNFGSVTDRLTCACTSTVVMGNGLEDVMYNTLCGQPVEFTVIAKGSNGRKRQEGGDRCEVEICTQAGDVVFSDSPKDCGNGKYTFCVTPNAKNLQYQLSVKLNGCHIKGSPYKWFNEMWNLNSVDYCHLIYGSMTASCTYSMPITRVKLMGRKPHRRKRRAPTTAPTSQSKSRIILYREMAVVGSDTFSNAQHSWKVQLFDISEEFAFGVVEGTDNSVNVEAQWMWKSKTKYSQALSVPKLSSITNCNDKDVIECYLDCDTETFMMFNQRTQESDTWQGVKGGVRPYFQFCQVREAVSLNWQENEGDVGDALSSEEKNNI